A region of Arabidopsis thaliana chromosome 5, partial sequence DNA encodes the following proteins:
- a CDS encoding Peptidyl-tRNA hydrolase II (PTH2) family protein (Peptidyl-tRNA hydrolase II (PTH2) family protein; FUNCTIONS IN: aminoacyl-tRNA hydrolase activity; INVOLVED IN: translation; EXPRESSED IN: 21 plant structures; EXPRESSED DURING: 13 growth stages; CONTAINS InterPro DOMAIN/s: Peptidyl-tRNA hydrolase, PTH2 (InterPro:IPR002833); BEST Arabidopsis thaliana protein match is: Peptidyl-tRNA hydrolase II (PTH2) family protein (TAIR:AT3G03010.2); Has 30201 Blast hits to 17322 proteins in 780 species: Archae - 12; Bacteria - 1396; Metazoa - 17338; Fungi - 3422; Plants - 5037; Viruses - 0; Other Eukaryotes - 2996 (source: NCBI BLink).) translates to MDLTWLSALIVGAALGYCIGTRRSKPVVAAVDKDIKTQSSKSPLEIEKLADILDDFKMVLVVRNDLKMGKGKIAAQCSHATLGLYKKLVRRAPKALDCWEECAQPKVVVKIEDEDEMLELQERAKSLKLPTHITIDAGRTQIAPNSRTVMAILGPVEVVDEVTGGLKLL, encoded by the exons ATGGATTTGACGTGGTTAAGTGCCCTAATTGTTGGAGCTGCACTTGGATACTGCATTGGCACTCGCCGTTCCAAAcctgttgttgctgctgttgaTAAGGATATCAAAACTCAATCCTCCAAAAGTCCACTCGAGATTGAGAAACTCGCTGATATTCTCGATGATTTCAAGATG GTTTTGGTGGTGAGAAATGATCTTAAAATGGGTAAAGGAAAGATTGCAGCTCAATGCAG TCATGCAACTTTAGGATTATACAAGAAGCTTGTTCGTCGAGCGCCAAAAGCATTGGACTG CTGGGAGGAATGTGCACAGCCAAAAGTTGTTGTGAAAATCGAGGACGAGGACGAGATGCTAGAATTGCAA GAAAGAGCTAAATCCCTTAAACTGCCTACCCATATCACCATTGATGCTGGAAGAACACAGATTGCCCCAA ATTCAAGGACGGTTATGGCTATTCTTG GACCAGTCGAAGTTGTTGATGAAGTAACAGGTGGACTAAAGCTTCTTTAG
- a CDS encoding Target of Myb protein 1 (Target of Myb protein 1; FUNCTIONS IN: protein transporter activity; INVOLVED IN: intracellular protein transport, intra-Golgi vesicle-mediated transport; LOCATED IN: Golgi stack, plasma membrane; EXPRESSED IN: 24 plant structures; EXPRESSED DURING: 15 growth stages; CONTAINS InterPro DOMAIN/s: VHS (InterPro:IPR002014), Target of Myb protein 1 (InterPro:IPR014645), GAT (InterPro:IPR004152), ENTH/VHS (InterPro:IPR008942); BEST Arabidopsis thaliana protein match is: ENTH/VHS/GAT family protein (TAIR:AT1G06210.1); Has 1807 Blast hits to 1807 proteins in 277 species: Archae - 0; Bacteria - 0; Metazoa - 736; Fungi - 347; Plants - 385; Viruses - 0; Other Eukaryotes - 339 (source: NCBI BLink).), which produces MGDNLMDKVTAFGERLKIGGSEVSNKISAGVSSMSFKVKELFQGPNPTDKIVEDATTENLEEPDWDMNLEICDMINQETINSVELIRGIKKRIMMKQPRIQYLALVLLETCVKNCEKAFSEVAAERVLDEMVKLIDDPQTVVNNRNKALMLIEAWGESTSELRYLPVFEETYKSLKARGIRFPGRDNESLAPIFTPARSTPAPELNADLPQHVHEPAHIQYDVPVRSFTAEQTKEAFDIARNSIELLSTVLSSSPQHDALQDDLTTTLVQQCRQSQTTVQRIIETAGENEALLFEALNVNDELVKTLSKYEEMNKPSAPLTSHEPAMIPVAEEPDDSPIHGREESLVRKSSGVRGGFHGGGGSGDDMMDDLDEMIFGKKNGCDSSTNPDHDPKKEQSSSKNDDLIRF; this is translated from the exons ATGGGTGACAATCTTATGGACAAAGTTACCGCATTTGGTGAGCGCCTGAAGATCGGAGGTTCGGAAGTGAGCAACAAGATCAGTGCTGGTGTGAGCTCAATGAGCTTTAAAGTGAAGGAACTTTTTCAAGGTCCAAACCCAACTGATAAAATAGTCGAAGATGCTACTACTGAGAATCTAGAGGAACCTGACTGGGATATGAATTTGGAAATTTGTGATATGATAAATCAAGAGACAATTAATAGCGTTGAGTTGATCCGTGGTATAAAGAAGAGGATTATGATGAAGCAGCCGAGGATTCAGTACCTTGCCTTGGTTTTGCTCGAGACGTGTGTTAAGAACTGTGAGAAGGCGTTTTCAGAGGTGGCAGCAGAGAGAGTCCTTGATGAAATGGTAAAGCTGATTGATGATCCACAAACAGTTGTTAATAACCgaaacaaagctttgatgctGATTGAAGCTTGGGGAGAATCAACCAGTGAACTTCGCTACCTACCAGTTTTCGAAGAAACTTATAAG AGCTTAAAAGCAAGAGGTATTCGCTTCCCTGGACGAGACAACGAAAGCTTGGCACCTATTTTCACTCCTGCTCGGTCAACTCCAGCACCAGAACTGAATGCTGATCTTCCTCAGCATGTGCATGAACCTGCACATATCCAGTATGATGTGCCTGTAAGAAGCTTTACTGCTGAGCAGACAAAGGAAGCTTTTGATATAGCAAGAAACAGCATTGAACTTCTTTCCACGGTTCTGTCCTCCTCGCCTCAACATGATGCTTTACAG GATGACTTAACAACGACACTTGTACAACAATGTCGTCAATCTCAAACCACTGTCCAAAGAATCATTGAAACAGCAGGTGAAAACGAAGCCCTTCTTTTCGAAGCCTTGAATGTGAACGACGAGCTAGTGAAAACGCTGTCTAAGTATGAGGAGATGAACAAACCCTCTGCACCGCTAACCTCACATGAACCAGCCATGATTCCCGTTGCTGAAGAGCCCGATGACTCTCCAATTcatggaagagaagaatctCTGGTTAGAAAATCTTCTGGTGTTCGAGGTGGATTCCATGGAGGGGGTGGTAGTGGAGATGACATGATGGATGATCTTGATGAGATGATATTCGGTAAGAAAAACGGCTGTGATTCTTCGACTAATCCAGATCATGACCCAAAAAAGGAGCAGTCCTCATCCAAAAACGACGATCTCATTCGATTCTGA
- a CDS encoding Tetratricopeptide repeat (TPR)-like superfamily protein (Tetratricopeptide repeat (TPR)-like superfamily protein; CONTAINS InterPro DOMAIN/s: Pentatricopeptide repeat (InterPro:IPR002885); BEST Arabidopsis thaliana protein match is: Pentatricopeptide repeat (PPR) superfamily protein (TAIR:AT4G18750.1); Has 1807 Blast hits to 1807 proteins in 277 species: Archae - 0; Bacteria - 0; Metazoa - 736; Fungi - 347; Plants - 385; Viruses - 0; Other Eukaryotes - 339 (source: NCBI BLink).) — protein MIRRLLIPNAAAKSHQYIKVSLFSTSAPEITPPFIHKCKTISQVKLIHQKLLSFGILTLNLTSHLISTYISVGCLSHAVSLLRRFPPSDAGVYHWNSLIRSYGDNGCANKCLYLFGLMHSLSWTPDNYTFPFVFKACGEISSVRCGESAHALSLVTGFISNVFVGNALVAMYSRCRSLSDARKVFDEMSVWDVVSWNSIIESYAKLGKPKVALEMFSRMTNEFGCRPDNITLVNVLPPCASLGTHSLGKQLHCFAVTSEMIQNMFVGNCLVDMYAKCGMMDEANTVFSNMSVKDVVSWNAMVAGYSQIGRFEDAVRLFEKMQEEKIKMDVVTWSAAISGYAQRGLGYEALGVCRQMLSSGIKPNEVTLISVLSGCASVGALMHGKEIHCYAIKYPIDLRKNGHGDENMVINQLIDMYAKCKKVDTARAMFDSLSPKERDVVTWTVMIGGYSQHGDANKALELLSEMFEEDCQTRPNAFTISCALVACASLAALRIGKQIHAYALRNQQNAVPLFVSNCLIDMYAKCGSISDARLVFDNMMAKNEVTWTSLMTGYGMHGYGEEALGIFDEMRRIGFKLDGVTLLVVLYACSHSGMIDQGMEYFNRMKTVFGVSPGPEHYACLVDLLGRAGRLNAALRLIEEMPMEPPPVVWVAFLSCCRIHGKVELGEYAAEKITELASNHDGSYTLLSNLYANAGRWKDVTRIRSLMRHKGVKKRPGCSWVEGIKGTTTFFVGDKTHPHAKEIYQVLLDHMQRIKDIGYVPETGFALHDVDDEEKDDLLFEHSEKLALAYGILTTPQGAAIRITKNLRVCGDCHTAFTYMSRIIDHDIILRDSSRFHHFKNGSCSCKGYW, from the coding sequence ATGATCCGCCGCCTTCTCATCCCCAACGCCGCCGCAAAATCTCACCAGTACATTaaagtctctctcttctcgACATCGGCGCCGGAGATAACACCGCCGTTTATTCACAAATGCAAAACCATCTCTCAGGTCAAGCTTATTCACCAGAAACTCCTCTCTTTCGGAATCCTAACCTTGAATCTCACTTCCCACCTCATTTCCACCTATATCTCCGTCGGTTGCTTATCTCATGCCGTATCTCTCCTCCGTCGTTTTCCTCCATCTGACGCTGGTGTCTACCATTGGAATTCACTCATTCGCAGCTACGGCGACAATGGCTGCGCCAATAAATGTCTCTATTTGTTCGGCCTTATGCATTCTCTGTCATGGACGCCGGATAATTACACATTCCCCTTCGTCTTCAAGGCTTGCGGCGAGATATCCTCCGTTCGTTGTGGAGAATCTGCTCACGCGCTTTCTCTGGTAACTGGATTTATCTCCAATGTCTTTGTTGGGAATGCGCTTGTTGCTATGTATTCCCGTTGTCGTTCATTGAGTGATGCACGGaaggtgttcgacgaaatgtcTGTTTGGGATGTTGTATCGTGGAACTCTATAATAGAAAGTTATGCAAAGTTAGGCAAACCTAAGGTGGCGCTTGAAATGTTTAGCAGGATGACCAATGAATTCGGATGTAGACCTGATAATATTACCCTTGTGAATGTTCTTCCTCCTTGTGCTTCCCTAGGAACTCATTCACTAGGGAAGCAATTGCATTGTTTTGCAGTCACAAGTGAGATGATACAGAATATGTTTGTAGGGAATTGCTTGGTGGATATGTATGCAAAGTGTGGGATGATGGATGAGGCAAACACGGTGTTTTCGAACATGTCAGTGAAGGACGTAGTATCTTGGAATGCTATGGTTGCTGGGTATTCACAGATTGGAAGGTTTGAAGATGCTGTTAGGTTATTTGAGAAGATGCaggaagagaaaataaaaatggatgTTGTTACTTGGAGTGCTGCTATTTCAGGGTATGCTCAACGGGGACTTGGATATGAAGCTTTGGGTGTGTGTAGGCAGATGTTGTCTTCTGGGATAAAACCAAATGAAGTCACGCTTATTTCGGTTCTTTCGGGTTGTGCTTCTGTTGGAGCATTGATGCATGGTAAAGAGATTCATTGTTATGCCATCAAATATCCCATAGACTTGCGTAAGAACGGTCATGGTGATGAGAATATGGTAATCAATCAACTGATTGACATGTACGCTAAGTGCAAAAAGGTTGATACTGCACGTGCTATGTTTGATTCACTTTCCCCCAAGGAAAGGGATGTTGTGACTTGGACTGTGATGATAGGTGGATACTCCCAGCACGGGGATGCAAATAAAGCTCTCGAACTTTTATCTGAGATGTTTGAGGAAGATTGCCAAACAAGACCAAATGCTTTTACCATATCATGTGCCCTCGTGGCATGTGCCAGTTTGGCTGCACTAAGAATTGGCAAGCAGATTCATGCTTATGCGTTGCGCAACCAGCAGAATGCAGTACCGCTGTTCGTATCAAACTGTCTAATAGACATGTATGCAAAATGTGGAAGCATCAGTGATGCCCGCCTTGTATTTGACAATATGATGGCGAAAAATGAAGTTACTTGGACATCTCTAATGACGGGTTATGGTATGCATGGTTAtggagaagaagctcttgGAATCTTTGATGAAATGAGGAGAATAGGTTTTAAGCTTGATGGTGTTACATTACTTGTTGTATTATATGCTTGTAGTCATTCAGGAATGATTGATCAGGGCATGGAGTATTTCAATAGAATGAAAACTGTTTTTGGGGTTAGTCCTGGTCCGGAGCATTATGCATGTTTGGTTGACTTGTTAGGTCGTGCTGGCCGGTTGAATGCAGCTTTGCGTCTCATTGAAGAAATGCCAATGGAGCCTCCTCCTGTGGTATGGGTTGCTTTTCTCAGTTGCTGCAGAATCCACGGAAAAGTTGAACTCGGGGAGTACGCTGCGGaaaaaataacagaattaGCATCTAATCATGATGGATCATATACATTACTCTCAAATTTGTATGCAAATGCAGGGCGTTGGAAAGATGTGACTAGGATCAGATCATTGATGAGACATAAAGGAGTTAAGAAAAGACCTGGTTGTAGTTGGGTTGAAGGAATTAAAGGAACTACTACGTTCTTCGTGGGTGATAAAACTCATCCACACGCTAAGGAAATATACCAGGTCCTCTTAGATCACATGCAACGCATCAAGGACATTGGTTATGTTCCTGAAACAGGCTTTGCTCTTCATGATGTAGAcgatgaagagaaagatgatcTTCTTTTCGAGCATAGTGAGAAGTTAGCTCTTGCATATGGTATTCTAACAACTCCGCAAGGTGCTGCTATCAGGATTACTAAGAATTTACGGGTATGTGGTGATTGCCATACAGCATTCACATACATGTCCAGAATCATTGATCATGATATTATATTGAGGGACTCAAGTCGCTTCCATCATTTCAAAAATGGATCGTGTTCATGCAAAGGTTACTGGTGA
- a CDS encoding Exostosin family protein (Exostosin family protein; FUNCTIONS IN: catalytic activity; INVOLVED IN: biological_process unknown; LOCATED IN: chloroplast, membrane; CONTAINS InterPro DOMAIN/s: Exostosin-like (InterPro:IPR004263); BEST Arabidopsis thaliana protein match is: Exostosin family protein (TAIR:AT2G35100.1); Has 1807 Blast hits to 1807 proteins in 277 species: Archae - 0; Bacteria - 0; Metazoa - 736; Fungi - 347; Plants - 385; Viruses - 0; Other Eukaryotes - 339 (source: NCBI BLink).) has protein sequence MSGKQQNHRSTSSRPRSKTLILIGSLFTVSLLVILYTSSSSSRASISNPNPSDRPETSFVTSLEHFLIYKAPKLSLPVRDDTVRGESDDDVRKLDEMVFERENRWLNEDPGYPVEFPIKVYVYEMPKKFTFDLLWLFHNTYKETSNATSNGSPVHRLIEQHSIDYWLWADLISPESERRLKSVVRVQKQQDADFFYVPFFTTISFFLLEKQQCKALYREALKWVTDQPAWKRSEGRDHIFPIHHPWSFKSVRKFVKNAIWLLPDMDSTGNWYKPGQVSLEKDLILPYVPNVDICDTKCLSESAPMRTTLLFFRGRLKRNAGGKIRAKLGAELSGIKDIIISEGTAGEGGKLAAQRGMRRSLFCLCPAGDTPSSARLFDAIVSGCIPVIVSDELEFPFEGILDYKKVAVLVSSSDAIQPGWLVNHLRSLTPFQVKGLQNNLAQYSRHFLYSSPAQPLGPEDLTWRMIAGKLVNIKLHTRRSQRVVKGSRSICRCDCWRSNSTASNSLSSLLS, from the exons ATGTCTGGAAAACAGCAAAATCATCGTTCTACTTCCTCCAGACCCagatccaaaaccctaatcctcATCGGCTCTCTCTTCACCGTCTCTCTACTCGTCATCCTCTAcacctcttcttcctcctcccgAGCctccatctccaatcccaacCCGTCGGACCGACCAGAGACGTCCTTCGTTACCTCGCTTGAGcatttcttaatatataaagcTCCGAAGCTCTCGTTACCGGTTAGAGACGACACGGTGCGTGGcgagagtgatgatgatgtgagGAAGCTCGATGAGATGGTGTTCGAGAGAGAGAATCGTTGGTTGAACGAAGATCCGGGATATCCTGTTGAATTTCCGATTAAGGTTTACGTGTATGAGATGCCGAAGAAGTTTACTTTCGATCTTCTCTGGTTATTTCACAATACTTACAAAGAGACTTCGAATGCTACCTCTAATGGTAGCCCTGTGCATCGTCTAATCGAACAG CATTCTATTGACTATTGGCTTTGGGCTGATCTGATATCTCCTGAATCTGAAAGGCGTTTGAAAAGTGTCGTGAGAGTTCAGAAGCAGCAGGACGCCGACTTTTTCTATGTTCCGTTTTTCACTACAATCAGCTTTTTCTTGTTGGAGAAGCAGCAATGCAAAGCACTCTATAGG GAAGCTTTGAAGTGGGTCACTGATCAGCCTGCTTGGAAGAGGTCCGAGGGAAGGGATCACATATTTCCTATTCATCATCCTTGGTCCTTCAAGTCTGTCCGCAAATTTGTGAAAAACGCAATCTGGCTTTTACCAGATATGGACTCCACTGGCAATTG GTATAAGCCTGGGCAAGTTTCATTGGAGAAAGACCTAATTCTTCCTTATGTTCCCAATGTTGATATCTGTGATACCAAATGCTTGTCAGAAAGTGCACCAATGAGAACCACATTACTTTTTTTCCGAGGGCGGCTTAAGCGAAATGCA GGGGGTAAAATACGTGCCAAACTTGGTGCAGAATTAAGTGGTATCAAGGATATAATAATTTCTGAGGGGACTGCCGGAGAGGGAGGAAAATTGGCAGCGCAACGTGGCATGCGTAG ATCTTTATTCTGTTTGTGTCCTGCTGGTGACACACCATCTTCAGCGAGGTTGTTTGATGCCATTGTCAGTGGCTGTATACCTGTTATAGTCAGTGACGAGTTGGAATTTCCTTTTGAAGGAATACTTGATTACAAGAAG GTTGCTGTGCTTGTTTCTTCCAGTGATGCAATACAGCCAGGGTGGCTTGTAAACCATCTGAGAAGTCTTACGCCCTTCCAAGTCAAGGGGTTGCAGAATAATCTTGCTCAA TACTCTCGCCATTTCCTATATTCGAGCCCTGCTCAGCCATTAGGTCCAGAGGACTTGACATGGAGAATG ATAGCCGGAAAGCTGGTGAATATCAAGCTTCACACGAGGAGGTCACAGCGGGTCGTGAAAGGATCTAGGAGTATTTGCAGATGCGATTGCTGGAGATCCAACTCTACAGCCTCCAATTCTTTGAGTTCTCTCTTGTCTTAA
- a CDS encoding Target of Myb protein 1 (Target of Myb protein 1; FUNCTIONS IN: protein transporter activity; INVOLVED IN: intracellular protein transport, intra-Golgi vesicle-mediated transport; LOCATED IN: Golgi stack, plasma membrane; EXPRESSED IN: 24 plant structures; EXPRESSED DURING: 15 growth stages; CONTAINS InterPro DOMAIN/s: VHS (InterPro:IPR002014), GAT (InterPro:IPR004152), ENTH/VHS (InterPro:IPR008942); BEST Arabidopsis thaliana protein match is: ENTH/VHS/GAT family protein (TAIR:AT1G06210.1); Has 1482 Blast hits to 1482 proteins in 193 species: Archae - 0; Bacteria - 0; Metazoa - 785; Fungi - 378; Plants - 250; Viruses - 0; Other Eukaryotes - 69 (source: NCBI BLink).), giving the protein MGDNLMDKVTAFGERLKIGGSEVSNKISAGVSSMSFKVKELFQGPNPTDKIVEDATTENLEEPDWDMNLEICDMINQETINSVELIRGIKKRIMMKQPRIQYLALVLLETCVKNCEKAFSEVAAERVLDEMVKLIDDPQTVVNNRNKALMLIEAWGESTSELRYLPVFEETYKSLKARGIRFPGRDNESLAPIFTPARSTPAPELNADLPQHVHEPAHIQYDVPVRSFTAEQTKEAFDIARNSIELLSTVLSSSPQHDALQDDLTTTLVQQCRQSQTTVQRIIETADEQTLCTANLT; this is encoded by the exons ATGGGTGACAATCTTATGGACAAAGTTACCGCATTTGGTGAGCGCCTGAAGATCGGAGGTTCGGAAGTGAGCAACAAGATCAGTGCTGGTGTGAGCTCAATGAGCTTTAAAGTGAAGGAACTTTTTCAAGGTCCAAACCCAACTGATAAAATAGTCGAAGATGCTACTACTGAGAATCTAGAGGAACCTGACTGGGATATGAATTTGGAAATTTGTGATATGATAAATCAAGAGACAATTAATAGCGTTGAGTTGATCCGTGGTATAAAGAAGAGGATTATGATGAAGCAGCCGAGGATTCAGTACCTTGCCTTGGTTTTGCTCGAGACGTGTGTTAAGAACTGTGAGAAGGCGTTTTCAGAGGTGGCAGCAGAGAGAGTCCTTGATGAAATGGTAAAGCTGATTGATGATCCACAAACAGTTGTTAATAACCgaaacaaagctttgatgctGATTGAAGCTTGGGGAGAATCAACCAGTGAACTTCGCTACCTACCAGTTTTCGAAGAAACTTATAAG AGCTTAAAAGCAAGAGGTATTCGCTTCCCTGGACGAGACAACGAAAGCTTGGCACCTATTTTCACTCCTGCTCGGTCAACTCCAGCACCAGAACTGAATGCTGATCTTCCTCAGCATGTGCATGAACCTGCACATATCCAGTATGATGTGCCTGTAAGAAGCTTTACTGCTGAGCAGACAAAGGAAGCTTTTGATATAGCAAGAAACAGCATTGAACTTCTTTCCACGGTTCTGTCCTCCTCGCCTCAACATGATGCTTTACAG GATGACTTAACAACGACACTTGTACAACAATGTCGTCAATCTCAAACCACTGTCCAAAGAATCATTGAAACAGCAG ATGAACAAACCCTCTGCACCGCTAACCTCACATGA